The Cucurbita pepo subsp. pepo cultivar mu-cu-16 chromosome LG08, ASM280686v2, whole genome shotgun sequence genome contains a region encoding:
- the LOC111799851 gene encoding serine/arginine-rich SC35-like splicing factor SCL33, with amino-acid sequence MEGKVYKKLKMRGRSYSYSPSPPRSYGRRNRSLSPRGHGGRGRDLPTSLLVRNLRHDCRPEDLRGLFGRFGPLKDIYLPRDYYSGKPRGFGFVQYIDPADAADAKYELDGQVLLGRELTVVFAEENRKRPEQMRARDSSRGRSYSYRRSPLQYSQSPPHGRKYSRSPEYYSPARSRRYSRSISPRDRRYREISYSRSPYDSRDRGYSRSRSRSRSYSGSYSR; translated from the exons ATGGAAGGaaaagtttataa gaaattgaaaatgagaggTCGAAGTTACAGTTACAGTCCATCGCCACCAAGGAGTTATGGCAGGAGAAATCGAAGCCTTAGCCCAAGGGGTCATGGAGGCCGTGGAAGGGATCTGCCGACAAGTCTTTTGGTTCGGAACCTAAGGCATGACTGCAG gcCAGAGGATCTACGTGGATTATTTGGGCGGTTTGGTCCTCTCAAGGACATCTACTTGCCACGAGATTATTATTCCGG AAAACCACGCGGCTTTGGGTTTGTTCAGTACATTGATCCTGCTGATGCTGCTGATGCAAAGTATGAATTAGATGGCCAAGTTCTATTGGGTCGTGAATTAACTGTTGTGTTTGCTGAGGAGAACAGGAAGAGACCAGAACAGATGAGAGCAAGAGACTCATCAAG GGGTCGGTCCTACAGTTACAGGCGTTCCCCGCTGCAATATTCTCAATCACCGCCCCATGGTCGAAAATATTCACGTAGTCCTGAATATTATTCCCCTGCTCGGTCTAGACGATATTCAAG GTCGATCTCGCCTAGGGACCGAAGGTACAGGGAGATATCCTACTCAAGGTCACCGTATGATTCAAGGGACCGTGGCTATAGCCGAAGCCGAAGCAGGAGCCGGAGCTATAGCGGAAGCTATTCTAGGTGA
- the LOC111799852 gene encoding mediator of RNA polymerase II transcription subunit 7a: protein MATATYPPPPPYYRLYKDYSQNPKSAPEPPPPIEGTYVCFGSNYTTDDVLPSLEEQGVRQLYPRGPNVDFKKELRFLNRELQLHILELADILVERPSQYARRVEEISLIFKNLHHLLNSLRPHQARATLIHILELQIERRRQAVEDIKRRREEAQRLLMESLETLDGH from the exons ATGGCGACAGCTACGTATCCGCCACCACCACCGTATTACAGGCTCTACAAAGATTACTCCCAGAATCCGAAATCGGCACCGGAGCCTCCTCCGCCGATCGAAGGGACCTACGTCTGCTTTGGTAGCAACTACACT ACCGATGACGTGCTTCCAAGCTTGGAAGAGCAAGGAGTGCGCCAGCTTTACCCTAGAGGACCAAATGTTG ATTTTAAGAAGGAATTGAGATTTCTCAATAGGGAGCTTCAGCTTCACATCCTGGAGCTCGCCGATATTCTTGTTGAGAGGCCATCGCAATACGCAAGGAGGGTAGAAGAAATATCCCTAATATTCAAAAACTTACACCACCTGCTTAATTCATTGCGTCCGCATCAG GCTAGAGCTACACTCATTCATATACTAGAACTTCAGATAGAGCGTCGGAGACAAGCTGTCGAGGATATAAAAAG GAGGAGAGAAGAGGCACAAAGATTACTCATGGAGTCCCTTGAAACTTTGGATGGACACTAG